Part of the Oncorhynchus mykiss isolate Arlee chromosome 26, USDA_OmykA_1.1, whole genome shotgun sequence genome is shown below.
AGCCACCGACAGGTCTGATTGGAGTGCCATGTTATAATGATGGATTGCATTTAGGTTTTTTACCAGTGTCTCAAGCACTTCATATTCTGGGGGCAGCTCACCCCATCTATACAACTGCTATTGAACACAGCCTgtgactaaccctaacctaacccagtGTCCAGTATCCACACATCACTCCTTCAAAGCTCCACTCTACCACATGTAGCCGATACATCAACCAAAGTTCAAATATACATTGTCAGTCatattatatttttttactcCCAACAAACTGTTTATTTCAAGAAAATGCAAACATCATTGCAGATATTGTGTAACCTAACTCTCCAGACAGAGgatctcttcttcttctgttggGTTGTAGAAGGCAGCTGTGTGCTGTTGGGAGATCGAGGGGAATGAGGGAGGCGATGGCTGACGGGGTAAACTCTGATCCGTTAACACCTTCTCTATCATACAAAGGTTTCCTGAGAGCCCCCTCGACTTCCTGTCCTCCTTCCGAATGTTCCGGAGCATGCTGGTTATCTGGCGCCGGCACTTGACCCAGTCTTTACCACATTGACGCATGTCTAAACGACGAAACTTGGTGGTGACAAACTGTCTTATGGCAGAAAGTTTGTCCGGGTCCAGTTTGTTAAGGCCCAGTGCAGGAATGCCCTTGAGATTGCTGGTGGCGAGTTCACATTGGGAGAAGACCGCGTGTAGAAGGTATTGCACTGTTGCCCTAGGCGTCTGAAACTTGTGTGCGGTTCTAATTGTGCTTGCAGGAAGACGCACATTCCACTTCATGTAGCCCAGCCAAAGCAACtcatccctctctgtgtgtgttatgcTTCTCTGAATTTGTTTGCCTGCAACAGGTGTCGTTTGAGCTGACAGAGGAGTCTTCTGTAAAGGCTCAGCAGTGGTTTGGCTGCCAGGCAGATGGTTCGTCATTAGGTGGCTTTCTACTACGGCTTTGGCAAGCTGGATAGTTTTATCCTTGGGGACATGAATTGGCAACCTGCGAGAGACATTGGTCACTTTGTCTTGACTAGCCAAGGGGCTACAGATTTCTATTTGGACCTGTTGCTCTGCTTCCTTAATCGACATTTGATCATAGTCCACCTCAACCTTCACAAAACATGACTCCTCAACCTTCACAGAACATTGGTTGTTGGTTTTGGCAAGCTGGATAGGTTTATCCTTGGTTACCTGACTTGGGGGCCTGGGGGCTACCACCCCGGTGAGTGACATTGTGTTGACTATCTGGATGGGTTTATGCTGAGCTAACAGACATGGTCGCCTGGTGGCCTTCATAATATTGCTATGCTGGGTAGGTTTATCCTGGGAGACATGGGTCACTTTGTCCTGACTAGCCAAGGGGCTACAAAGTTCTATTTGGACCTGTTGTTCCTCTTCCTTAATCAACACTTGATCATAGTCCCCCTCAACCTTCACAGGACAAAGCTCCTCAACCTTCACAGAACATAACCCCTCAACCTCCATAAGACAGGGCTCCTCAACCATCCCAGTACATTGTTGGTTCATACCATTTGGTTTAGCCATGCTTGGCACTTCTCTCACTGTATGCATTTGATTGTCTCTGTCTGTAAAGGTGTCAACAAAGAGAGAGGATTGAGATGTGTTATATTTGTAAAAGTCTCTCTCCGCCCTGAGATTGACAGCTTCGACTTGCAGAGCATCATGCCTGGACTGCAAATAATTTAAGGACTTCCTCAGGACCTCACACGATACACAGGTGCCCAGGTCCTGCTCTTCAGTTTCTTCTGTGGTGTCAGCATAACTGTCCCTCAGGTCAGCACCTCCAACCTCACTAAGGTCAAggcacttcttcttcttcactgCCCTGTCATAGCTCTGCAGGTTTCTTTTCCCTTCTGTCTGAGCTGTGTTCGGACTCAAGGCATCGTCCTCTGGGCGAAGGAAGAGGGATGGGGCAAAGTCAGGGTGGTCCGGATGTAGGTTTGGTTTTTCTGAAATATGAACTCAAATTAGATTTCAGTCTCTTCAGACAGACACTTAAATTATTGCACTGGAAATGTGGTGTTCTATGCAGTTGCCTGTGTGAACTGTCTGACAGTTTACCGTACATCACTTCCTTCATGAAAACTCTGTAGCTTGCTAGCTCTTTGTCGGGAAGCCAACCACTGTCATAGGAAATGCATCAAATTGACTGGCCAGCAGATCGACCAGCTTGCTTACAGCTGCACTAGGGTCAGACAGGCTTGTTTAGATTAGAAATGGCTTGTATAATATACCTCAATCCAGGGATGGAAAATGAGTTGTTCTCCGAATTGTCCCATCATCCCAACTGTTACACCGAGAAGTTTGAGCTGctatttttttgttgcatttgTTCAATCTTCTAGGTGTAACAGTTGGGACAATGGGCCAATTCGGAGAACAACGCATTTctcatccctggattgaggtaTGTTTTCCATGCCATACCTCACCCCCCTCAATTGTCTTAATCTACACCGGAAGCCTGTCCTATCCTAGCGCAGCTGTAAGCAAGCAGGTAGGGTCTGTTGGCTACGAACTGACCATCAACTTACTTAAAACAAAGTGCCTCCCACAAATGCgagaggaggtagtagggtgCCAGTCGTTTCCCATTTGGAGTACCAATTTACCACCCAAACGGGAAGGCAGATCTGGTTCGGGGTTTTCAATCTTCACCATTTTTATCCAAGTTTTCCTTTGATTTTGAGCAATTTCGTTCTCTCCAGTAGGGAATCGGAAAAACCCTAACCCTCCTCCTTTCCGATATTGGGCCTTGCACCCCCAAACACAACATTGCATTTTGAAGGTCCGTAGCTAGGTGTTCAATTCTGGTTAACGACGTTAACTAACTAGCATTAGATGGTTAGCTAAGCTGTCGTATGTTTATGCCAAATATTTCCCCTGTGAATGCGTTTGCGGGTTTCCGATTTCGAAGTTCTGCTGCCAGAACAGCCTTGTTTACAAATGTTACGATTTCGTGAAATATAGCTAGCTGTAGAGTATGACGCTAGTAGTTTTGCTGTTTTATGTTTTACTCAGCAAGCGTCTCAAACCGCGTATTCAAACTGTTTTGGTATGACGACAGAGCCAGAAGCGTCCCAGATCAATCATAACCATCCTTATGTGTAGTTTTACGGCGAAAGGGGGATGAGCTAATGAAATGATTGGGCTAGTTGTTGGACCTCCAAGGTAACTAGCTATGCCAAAAGGACACCAGCTCAAATTGTGGTTGCAATCGTAATTCGTATTTTTTTTAGCAgactagctagctaagtgaatAAATATTATACATGGCTGTTTTTTTATGGACTAACTAGTGTGCTCAACGTTTTGCTCTCAGTCATGTGCTGTGCTCTCACTTCCTAAACGTAGCTAGGCTAACTCGTTATCGGTAGCTAGCTTGTTAGACTAGCAAATTCTGTTATGGTCTTCTAACTAGCTATTTATCGGAAAGAGGACTGCAAGTCCATGGCACCAGACGGATCGATTCAGTTATTATATTGATCATGTTTACCTAACACTCGGGCAGTTGTTCCTATAATATATTCCTATAATATTCGCTATTTGTTTTGGCGCAGCAGCTACGCTACCTGCTGTCCTTGCATGCCATAACCCGATGGATCCTAGCGGAAGTGACCTGGATTCGAGTCTGCCCCATGCAGAGAACCCGTGCTTGATCGTGGAGGACTCCCAGCCCGACAGTGCGGCACTGGAGGACGACCCGGACAGTAGCTACCGCGCCTTGCTCGCCCGCCGCTTGTCCAGCCTGCAGCCTGCCACCTCCCACAGCCCTGTACTGGTGAGTAGCACCGTGTAGAGACAGCGGGAGGTAACGAGTGAAGATGGGCTTGAATCAGCAGCTGTGGTTACAGTTACAGTAAACCTCCTGTGCCAAAATGATCCATGTCTACTGGCAGGAGTAGTACcgtagatgaagagagagagagccataacGTTAGATTAAAATATCTCTAGGATATATATGACTGGGGGCTTGGGAGGTTGCCCATCTGTAGAATTACTTTGCCCTACTTGCACCAATGTCACTTGATGTATCCATAATTCTATGCAAAGATGGTCATTTCTGACTGCAGCGTGGGTATCGGGAGAGTAGCCCCCGAGGACAGCCAGCCAGAGCAGGGCTTGAACCAGCGACTCGGAGGGCAAGTACGCTAACGTTGCATCCTGTAACATAAAGGTCTAGAGATCTTTTGAGAGGCTGTAATATGCTTTTCAGTCATACAGGGAGGGGAGACGATAGGGGTATTGTTTTTGTCAGCTCCTCCTAGCCTGGTAACAGATCAGTTTGTGTTTTTGCCCACTCCATTGTCAAGCAAGAAAGCAGAAATAGACTGTCACCCAGGCTAAGTTCCTCCTGCTACCTTAGTTTGTTGTCCGATGACCTCAATGGAACTTTGGGACATATCAACTTAGGTTGTGACATGACATTACTTACTTACTTATAAGTCTTTACAACTGATCTAGGACTGGTTTTGTTGTGAAGCTCATATTCATTCATGTTAGAAGTGTGGGGATAACAGATCTCAAGTCAGTTGTCAAAAGCAAAAAATATCACTTGGCTCAATTTGAATCCATTTAAGATGCATCCCTCCATCCTACCTGCCATGGAGTCAATACTGACACAATTGGATAGGTGACAGCAGGGTTTTCATCAAATAATCCAGTCATGTCAGATCAGTACTTGTCCTACTTCATGGGAAGGAGTGATACCTGTTGTTCTAATATGAACAGGGCCACTGAATCCAGCCTTCTCTCTCCCCAGGAGCTGATGTCCTCTCCGGCAGGAAACCGATACTCCGAGACAGACAGCCAATCAGAGAGGGTCCAGAACAACAATCACAACGGGCCAGGTTGGTCTCTCAAACTGTGACCACAAAGGACAGAGATTGGATACCTGGGGCCGTATGTATAAGGCATCTCAGAGAACGagtgctgcccccccccctctccatgtaatcctATTCACTGGGatctaaaaggccaaactgatcctaaatcagcactcctactctgatacGTTTGATACATACGACACCTCACCATTTGAAGCTGTGGTTCTCTGTATGTGACTGCTGTGATGAGTATCCTTGCCTGGGACCTGAAGAGTTGCATTGGGTTTTTTAGTGGGATAATGCACTCTTATGGTGTGCAGAAAACTCGTGTTCGAACCCTGCCGCTTACATAGATTTGGAACATTTAGTGGGGTGTTGGTCACTCCTATAGCAAACTAATGTACCCTCACAAACACTAAAAGTCCAGGCTGCTAAGTTAAGGGCACAGAAAATATTAAGTGTGAAATGTAAACTCTGGTTTCAACCATTGCAGCCATTATCATAGTAATAACAATGATATAGCCTATTGATAGCGCTGGTAACATTGAAAGCAGTTGATAGCATTTGTCTCCCCATAGCAGACATTGTATTCTGTCTTAAACCTATTGAATGTATTTCCTTTAGTCAACCAGGAGGAAAGTCAAGTCCTAGAAGTTTGCTCCAATACAAGGAGGTAGGTACTAGGATAACATTGTCACCAAGATGCAGTGAATTGAAGCGTTTGTAAGAGCATTGAGACAGCCAGCTGAGATGTTTGAGAAGTATGCTGCATTCCAAATGGACCCTGGCCCCTGTCTACTACCTAGACAATActgtagatctgagaggattggataggTGGACGCAATATGGTGATATTTCCACCTAACCAATCAGAAGGCAAGATGACTCTATAACGCTTATATCTTTCCAATCACCTCCAATCTACAGAGGTAGCTAGGTTGTAGGGGGCAGGCTAGGGGTCGGTTTGGAATTCAGCAATAGTCTGCTTTACGTTGACATCTTGATCCCTGAAACCATCAGGTGTTCTACAGAAGACATGGCCACGGAGTCTGGGGCGGACTCCACTacacactgcgcccagcctgaAGGTATGAGCAGTTTTTAACAGAGAAAGAAATAACCATCTGAGACATGTCTCTgagataatatactgtagctgtgtaaGTTTTGAAATGCTCCATCAAATGCTCTTGTTGGAAACAAGAGATCAGAATCACCAGATCAGTATTGCATTTTATGAATCATGATTTTGAGCTGTATGTTGTGTGTATTTTAGGGGGAGTGTCCAAGTTAGATTTTCTGGAGCTTTCTGAGAGCCAGGGTCCGGGTGAAGTGGTGGGGAACAgtcaggaggaggagggccctacTGCTgcccagacagacagccagagacacAACCAGCCAGGTAACAATACTAAGTTATCTTTACTTCTCTTGAGTCCGTGGTCATGTTTAGTAGGTGGAAAACCATTTTAAATGGGGAGAAACAGGGTGGTACtacctgggtcgtattcattaggcaaCAAACTGAACTTCTGAGGAAATAGGAAAggaactacctgaacttgtccagtaAGAAATGAGCTTTTATttcattttctgttgcaaaaggttttgctacagtgtgcctaatgaatatgaccctgaaCATGTCCATGAAGAATAAGAACACagacttatttttattttacattgcaaaatgttttgctacagtgAATTGGACCCAGTTGAAATCTTGACCAAAGTGAAACATGTATTTTGTTGACTTGTCATTGTTTTGTTGTCACTAGGTGAACAGAAGAACACAACCAGGGGCTTGCCTTCAGGCAGTCAGGACAGAAAATCCAAGAGGTGAGAATATCCATATCCAGGATGCGTACCTACAAGATCATATTTAGTCATAAAGCCTCCAGTGCAGTCCAAAAtatgatttcctgtgttttatatacatttcatCATTGTCTGGTTTGAATAATCCTGagattgtgaaaattatgatgatGCCCTTTTAGCGTAAGAGTTGTTTGAAAAGGCCgcctgaaatttctgcctgttttggtgggatggagttttcacctgcctggtgacatcaccgggAGGTTAATTAGTTAACTTTTTTCTGAAAAGCCATTTTTGTTTCttctgaccattttaattgaaaacattcacagtaagatacttaattgttacccagaaatgatttgatattgagatcaaaacggctgcattgggccttttaaTAAGAAGGGCTGAATCTGAACATGAAAAGTGCACACCTTAATTGGAAGATTCACGTGAATCACACATTGATGTTAGTGGGACATTGGTAGTCATTTTATAAAGCTAGGATTCGGCCCCAAAATGATCGATCCATACCTCACAGATTTACACATGCTAGTTCTGTTGCTCAATCCCAAATCGACTCCTAGACAATATCTTATGCATCTGTGGAGCTCTGGGAAGATTTGATAGATGTAAGCAATATGGTAATGAGTCTAAGTTGCCCAATAGGCTAGGTGGAATGTTCACCATATTGCTTTACACATCAACTTCTCTCACATCTCCAGAAGTAAATAAAAGGTCTAAGCGTTGATTTGGAATTGTGCATGAGTTAAATAAAGTGCCTGGTTCTTGCCCCAGGTCGGAGGTGAGCTCTAGCAGCTCGTCGGAGCCCCTGGGTCGTGCCGGCCGGGAACTGAGTGTCCAGGCTTTGCTCCACTCCCAGGGCCTGCAGGCCTCCgaggaccagggtcctaaagggGAAGACTCTGAGCTGCTGTCCTCTCAGGAGGACCTCTTCGACACTGACAAGACAGGTGGgccatccatctatccacccatccAAACTATCTGTCTGTGTTATAGACATATACTGCCAGGGCTTACAGCACTTCTCCAGTTTGAGCAGCTCTTGTTGGAAGAGGTTAAAACAAGTGTAGTCTGTTGTTCACAAAACAATTTGAAGGCGAGCAGTCACAACTGTTATCAACAGTTGACATGAAGAATTGATCACAAAATTAACAGATGATAatggagttctctctctctctgtaggcacAGGGGTGGACAGCACAATGTCAGAGGCAGAGAACCAAGGTGTGCCCACCCTGACCCCTGCCCACACCCTGCGTCTGCTGCACCTCTCTGGGCAGGGCACCCTGGTGCAGGAGAGCCTCTCCCAGTAAGACCTCTCGCCTCAACACTATACTGCACACTCCCACTCGCCGTTTTGAAGCCAAAATAGGTGACCTACATGATTCATGTAGATCAGATGAGAAAAGTTTGGGGGGGGttggatcactactggctgtaaCGATCGAGTGATGCGCGTTTGGAGCAATACTgtctgtatccaaggctcagcagATCGTTTACATAACAATAGAATGCAGCGCAGCACGCGACTGAAGAAAGAGGAGACAAACAATTTACTAGTTACAGCATCGGCGCGCGCTCTGGAAAGGCAGCGCGCCAGTTACAGCAGCGCGTCAATTATAGCAGCGCGCCCCCTGAACGAGAAAGAAGAGGTACGTTAGGCAAGAAGTCTGATCACggggtgagaaggtgatgaagcaattgagtttatggtgtgaaaattagcttgctaataaagtcagacagctaacgttagctagctaacattagtaacctaaccaattcgctATAGTATTAACTAATATTCGACTCCTTGCCGTTCCTCAAATTATAACGcgttagttgcttactggaccctggaAATCTGTGAAATGTTAACTAATGTTTCTcctctacagtatgtggttaattttcagaatgaaaatagaggtgaaaggaacacGACACTTTCCCTCTCACTTTTcctggcacattgtagaacagatgtccacaggcagaaagtgtacaatgtaaCACTATTCAGTGTAGCCCAAAgatgttgtgttgaacttgacagtaacacatgtgtgtgagtgagggaggATTCTATATTTTTTTACTCAGTGAAAGTTATTTTGCACACATAACCTTGTGCACTTGATcacttgatcgatgtatatattggccactataatagagcaaaaatcaaatgaaacaaacaggcattATATTTCTACTTTAAGCAGATTTTttcccaagtgcaatatttatactgatcatgtagatcatagtatttgttgtttttaattagttaaaacctgcatttccccctggcagggatttttttttgcatgtttcagtgcaaaTAAAAAGTGTTACCTTTTTGGGCCCATCACGAGTTTGCATCCCTGGAGTAGTTGCCCTGTTGTTTGGGTTggcctgggttgtgttcagtaggacaATAGGAACATCTGTGTTCCAATCGGTCAAGTTGAGGTAGTACTTTACCATTTCAAAACGTTTTGTCCCTACTGAACACAGCCAGCGATTCTGTTTtgtcctcatcagaggaagaaTGATTGTTGCATTCATCTTTGCCTTCCCTTCCTATAGAAACTCTGAGTTTGTAGCACCCACCCAGGAAAACTTGAGCCAAACACCTTTCATCGTCCCCAATTCACCGACAGGACAAGAAAATGAACTGGGTAACTAAACTTTCTTTTATCCAGTTGACATGTCAGTTGTTTTAGTTTCTATTCTGAAAAATAGAACTCAGTGATAGACTTCTGGTAACCCTGCAGGTGCCGACGAATCAATGGACACGTCTATGCCTCCGGAGGACCAATCGGATGGTAAGGAGGAGGAGCCAATGGACCCAGCTCCTAAGTCACACCCCTCGGCATCCACCCCAGTATCCCAGAACTCCCCAGGTTTTGTGTTGGAGAGGACCCTCTCTCTGCCTACCCAGCCTGAGTTATCTCATGTACGTATCTTTAATCCATTGACCAGATAGTGGGGAAAAAATAGATTCAGTTAGCACTGAACTCAATGGCCGTGTCCGGTTATCCGTTTTTGCGTACTAAATAGTAGGCTGTTTGGGAATGTGAAAAATATCATATTTTATAGTATGAGTCATTTCGAAAATGTAGTTTGCTTTAAATGCCTGGATGTCATATGCATGGCTTTTCATGTAGTAGGAACTCAGAACAATgtgtgtttgacaacagctgataatcatgTAAGGGTTTGGGCTGTACCAAAATGAAAGCATGGTGGGGAACAACCAAATTGTGCATTAGATGACGTCTTCTCAGTATGGATGAGCCTAGTATTATTTTTTGAcagtttagtcatttagcagacgctcttgtcCAGAGTGACATACAGTTAGTGGAttaatcttaagatagctaggtggaacaACCACAAGTACATGTTTCCTCAAGTCTGACACACAGTATGTTGCTTACGGCGTATGTTTTTACTAAACAGTTTCTTCtaaatagtatgattatatacTTTTAGAGAGTATTAGGCAATAATGAAGTCTTTACATTTTTCTGTACACAACTTTCACCTTTGAATGTaactatatctatatatttttttaatttaaattttAGTGGTTTAGCAGACACACTTGTCCAGAGTGACTCACAGtattgagtgcatacattttcctaCAATTTTTTTCTCCTACTAGTCCTCTCGTGgcaattgaacccacaaccctggcgttgcaagtgccgtgctctaccaactgagccacatggtaCCACATAAATGGAGACCAGGGATCTACCCTTATCTCTCTTTATTCTTCCCTTATTAtggattatgtttttttttatgatgATCAAGAATCTCATTATTCAATCAGGTTAAGTCCTATAGGTTCATAAAACACCAATTTAGTTTCTTCTTTTTCCCTTTCCAAAGGATGTATTTGTCCCAACGCAGAGCcaagaggctggaagcagtagcaTAGCTCCACAAGAGACGCACAGCAGGAAAGTGACATCATCATCCCAACCCACAGCCCTGGATTCAAGCTCACCCAAGATGGCCGCTGCACCCGCCCAGTCCAAAGCACCCACAACAACTGACCGAGAACACTCTGTGATTGATTCTTTCCAACTAGAGCTGTCTGTGAATACTCAGAGCTGTAGTCTGGCCCAGCAGGCTTCCATGCAGGCTGGAGGGAAGGATGTCGAGGAGGACAGTCAGGCTACACAGATAGAAGAAGGTCTGGACGGACGCCTACGGATAGACACCAGTGACTCTGTGATTTCACGTAACAGCCAGAAGAGGGAAAGTAACGGGGTCCCCTCTGACCCAAAAACACCTGCTATTTTGCCTAAAGTTCCTCAGGTGCCTGACTTACTGAAGACTAGCGGGGAAAGTACCAGGAGAGAGGAATGTAGCACATCACAGAAGTCTGACACGCACAAACAGACAACCTTGAATGTACGCAACGTGAATATAGGCGACGATGGTATCAATGTGACCAAAACAGAGAGTTCTCAGAAGCAGGATGCCAaggcctcttccccctctccttcctcccaacaGAAGCTTGAAACCATAGACTTATTCACCCCTAGCAGCTGTGTGCAGGAGACGCCTTCTTCCTCGAATAGCGCTGCCTGTAGTTTAGCCTCCCTGTCTCAGTCTCAATCCCAGTCTGTTTTCCCACAGAGGTCTCACGTGGGATCAGTGAAGGCTCTCTCTCCGAGTCCAGGTGTTTGTGTAGACTccagaagagatggaggaggaaggagagacataGGAGAAGCAGGAGGAGGGGGAAGCCCGACGAGCTCACAGAAAAACCGGGACCCGTCTAAATCCATACAGTCTTTATCGCAGGAGCATGGAGGCACTGCTACCAACAGCCCAAAGGAGAAAAACAAAGCAGAtgaagaagggatggaggaggggggagagaagcagCACGACAGCACGTTGGGGCCCGAGGGCTCAggcctctatctgtctctctctcagagccAGGTGCTTTCTCCAGAGCccatggaggaagaagaggaggaaaaaatAGGGAAGTTCCCTGTCTCGCACTCCAGTAGCgagggaggagtaggagaggaggagagctgcaGCAGCATCATTGTGctggaggagagtgagaggagctCCCAGCTACTGGAGAAGGAAGTGAAGTCGCCGTCTAACATGGGCACGTCTCAGCCAGTGGCAAGCCGGCGGGGGTCAGTGTCGTCCAATGGCACAGGGTCACAGCTGAAGGACACCCAGCTGGTACCAATCGGACTCACCCAGGCTGATAAGGAAGGGTCTAGGGAAGCAGAGGGGCTCCGAGACAAGAGCCTCAGTGACAGCTCTGGAGGTGAGAGGCCTAGATGCCTGTGGAGATATCAGGTGACTCAATagcatttccttgattccttgtgtcctctcttctttctttccttctcaaaacacattgtAGGAAAAGATCAGAGGGGAGGAACCTCAGACCTTCTTCCCTCACCTCCAATGCGTTTT
Proteins encoded:
- the LOC110506147 gene encoding uncharacterized protein LOC110506147, translating into MQCCVWGCKAQYRKGGGLGFFRFPTGENEIAQNQRKTWIKMVKIENPEPDLPSRLGGKLVLQMGNDWHPTTSSRICGRHFVLKKPNLHPDHPDFAPSLFLRPEDDALSPNTAQTEGKRNLQSYDRAVKKKKCLDLSEVGGADLRDSYADTTEETEEQDLGTCVSCEVLRKSLNYLQSRHDALQVEAVNLRAERDFYKYNTSQSSLFVDTFTDRDNQMHTVREVPSMAKPNGMNQQCTGMVEEPCLMEVEGLCSVKVEELCPVKVEGDYDQVLIKEEEQQVQIELCSPLASQDKVTHVSQDKPTQHSNIMKATRRPCLLAQHKPIQIVNTMSLTGVVAPRPPSQVTKDKPIQLAKTNNQCSVKVEESCFVKVEVDYDQMSIKEAEQQVQIEICSPLASQDKVTNVSRRLPIHVPKDKTIQLAKAVVESHLMTNHLPGSQTTAEPLQKTPLSAQTTPVAGKQIQRSITHTERDELLWLGYMKWNVRLPASTIRTAHKFQTPRATVQYLLHAVFSQCELATSNLKGIPALGLNKLDPDKLSAIRQFVTTKFRRLDMRQCGKDWVKCRRQITSMLRNIRKEDRKSRGLSGNLCMIEKVLTDQSLPRQPSPPSFPSISQQHTAAFYNPTEEEEILCLES